One window of Nostoc sp. C052 genomic DNA carries:
- a CDS encoding N-6 DNA methylase, whose amino-acid sequence MSKFLSSKALHSFNTVEINSPKQLELFSEKTSFMSSDLFDLRSIRLLVSRLHDILRDNDSQSNIINRFDEITKLVFAKIMSDKTHNNGASTPLSPSELPVNPCVVRKYYQHLAHQHSNVIPKQFSELNCSDSTTVKCVLALQSFNFASTQFDMKGLAYEEVVRNTFDKGDHQQFFTPPHIVDFIVSACQPYIKGDVCDPASGTGGFLSSIARHQINYSSLTSIEIDERLSWVSGINMLLNGAKNIRTVFLPSGGTLGEQAKQFFSCFDTIITNPPFGSDFTEPDVLETFELGSGKSSRRRGILFIERCHALLRENGTLAIILDEGVLNLSHATDVRQFMIKNFDLKAVISLPETAFMPYATVSASILIMSKKTSTDSNCSVFFAKADKVGRKTSGDEDIRYENDGKSYLNSDLPSLLNAWHKYLKEGQTHESENIYIADIYSNFIKKNNGYRIDFQYHHPSRKKSQELIASCIYPLKRLADICTERNVSVIPCKELSGVIIRYTGLANIQSNTGRFEQDPTPADSLKSSVKMYQPGDIVFAKMRPNLRKVVLMSFAEPGFVSSECSVFTVKQEPDGKYLIDPLILSVLLRSDFVYGQIMHLVAGIGRPRINSKELLQVMIPLPPKNIQEEIHLRYLSQHQKVENLKSDIGSFLNRSQLMLTSSVQELVSSFIGSPKTTSPMPIENKQMVFTPENLRIFLKGESNPLDTLSWLTNFFLPEVVKRLNETDVRRRLGIYTGEKIPENERNLTDVRNRVSLIIEYELARLATRILEDHEIEDIFWSYVVANRFPDLEVRTSSGSRGLRVEVKCLQTIAEEKSANFDTLRKDIHPLTDFLIVFAWDWRYDPEDVTWDRAPFIHHAYAFHASSLALLRDWYWLNCPPNDLGNGLQGFDLRYAVNCKDGRYNEEEGNYGKLLRIWQEGFKYEPPESDLVRRTITDYLAFKNGVIKAGLDTLAHLFLPGLSGTTEVVAVLYENERVGWQSGEVCFLLSSAVSTQKKQNLVLSQLTVSKVYLLTDKYAWREFEYKKGKLTLKRTGKKPKRLIQANKTP is encoded by the coding sequence ATGTCTAAATTCTTGTCGAGCAAAGCTCTGCATAGTTTTAACACTGTTGAAATTAACTCGCCCAAGCAGCTTGAGCTATTTTCAGAGAAGACAAGTTTTATGTCGTCAGACCTGTTTGACTTAAGAAGCATTCGCCTACTGGTATCTAGACTTCATGATATTCTCCGTGACAATGATAGCCAGAGCAACATCATCAACCGCTTTGACGAAATCACTAAACTGGTCTTCGCCAAGATTATGTCTGATAAAACTCACAACAATGGAGCATCCACACCCCTCTCTCCTTCTGAGCTTCCTGTAAATCCCTGCGTCGTCCGAAAATACTATCAGCATCTTGCACACCAGCACAGCAACGTTATCCCAAAACAGTTTAGTGAGCTTAATTGTTCTGATAGTACAACCGTGAAATGTGTCTTAGCCCTTCAATCTTTCAACTTCGCATCTACACAATTTGATATGAAGGGATTGGCTTACGAAGAAGTTGTTCGTAATACTTTTGACAAAGGCGATCATCAACAGTTTTTTACACCGCCTCATATTGTTGATTTTATTGTCTCTGCTTGCCAGCCTTATATTAAAGGTGATGTATGTGATCCAGCATCCGGAACGGGTGGATTTCTCTCTAGCATTGCAAGACATCAAATAAATTATTCATCCCTTACAAGTATTGAGATTGATGAGCGATTGTCTTGGGTTTCGGGAATTAATATGCTTCTTAACGGAGCAAAAAACATTCGTACAGTCTTTCTACCTTCTGGGGGAACTCTTGGTGAGCAAGCCAAACAATTCTTTTCATGTTTCGATACGATAATCACTAACCCACCATTTGGCAGCGATTTCACTGAGCCTGATGTTTTAGAAACATTTGAATTAGGATCAGGCAAATCATCTCGTCGGCGTGGAATTCTCTTTATTGAACGCTGCCATGCTCTTTTACGTGAAAATGGTACACTTGCCATAATTCTTGACGAAGGTGTTTTGAATTTGTCTCATGCAACTGATGTCAGACAGTTTATGATCAAAAATTTTGATCTAAAAGCTGTTATAAGTCTGCCTGAAACCGCATTCATGCCGTATGCTACGGTTAGTGCCTCCATTTTAATAATGTCTAAAAAAACATCCACTGATAGCAATTGTTCAGTATTTTTTGCTAAAGCAGATAAAGTTGGACGTAAAACAAGTGGGGATGAAGATATTCGTTACGAGAATGATGGTAAAAGTTATCTCAATAGTGATCTTCCTTCACTATTGAATGCTTGGCATAAATACCTTAAGGAGGGTCAAACTCATGAGTCAGAAAACATCTATATTGCTGATATTTATTCTAACTTTATCAAAAAAAATAATGGATATCGTATTGATTTCCAGTATCATCACCCATCTAGGAAAAAAAGCCAAGAATTAATTGCTAGTTGTATTTATCCATTAAAGCGTTTAGCTGATATTTGTACAGAAAGGAATGTCTCCGTTATTCCATGCAAGGAACTCTCTGGTGTAATTATTCGATATACGGGGTTAGCAAATATTCAATCAAATACGGGACGGTTTGAACAAGACCCAACTCCTGCTGACTCATTGAAAAGCTCAGTTAAAATGTACCAACCTGGTGATATTGTTTTTGCAAAAATGCGTCCCAATCTGCGAAAGGTTGTATTAATGAGCTTTGCAGAGCCAGGTTTTGTATCATCGGAATGCTCTGTTTTTACTGTCAAGCAAGAGCCTGATGGTAAATATCTGATTGACCCTCTTATACTAAGCGTTTTGCTTCGGTCTGACTTTGTTTATGGGCAAATTATGCATTTGGTAGCGGGTATTGGTCGTCCAAGAATTAACTCGAAAGAACTCTTGCAAGTAATGATTCCGCTTCCACCTAAAAATATTCAGGAGGAAATTCACCTCCGGTATTTGAGTCAGCACCAAAAAGTAGAGAACCTCAAATCGGATATTGGAAGCTTTCTAAACCGCTCTCAATTAATGCTCACATCGTCAGTACAAGAACTAGTTTCTTCTTTTATTGGAAGCCCAAAGACAACATCTCCTATGCCTATTGAGAATAAACAAATGGTGTTCACTCCTGAAAACTTGAGAATCTTTCTCAAAGGGGAGTCCAACCCTCTAGATACATTGTCTTGGTTAACCAACTTCTTCTTGCCAGAGGTTGTTAAAAGACTGAATGAAACTGATGTTAGGCGTAGGCTTGGTATATATACTGGGGAAAAAATTCCAGAAAATGAGAGAAACCTTACTGATGTACGCAATCGCGTCAGTCTAATCATCGAGTATGAATTAGCGCGTTTAGCAACTCGCATTCTTGAAGATCACGAGATTGAAGATATTTTCTGGAGTTATGTTGTCGCTAACCGTTTCCCTGATTTAGAAGTTCGCACATCTTCAGGCTCTCGCGGTCTTCGGGTTGAGGTTAAATGCCTTCAAACCATTGCTGAAGAAAAGTCTGCTAACTTTGATACTTTGAGGAAAGATATTCATCCTCTAACCGATTTTTTGATTGTTTTTGCTTGGGACTGGAGGTATGACCCTGAAGATGTCACTTGGGATCGAGCGCCCTTTATTCATCATGCGTATGCTTTTCATGCATCTTCACTTGCTTTACTGCGTGATTGGTACTGGCTAAATTGTCCCCCTAATGATTTGGGTAATGGATTGCAAGGCTTTGACCTTAGATATGCTGTCAACTGCAAAGACGGCAGATATAACGAGGAAGAGGGCAATTATGGTAAGCTTCTACGGATATGGCAAGAGGGCTTTAAATATGAACCCCCTGAGTCGGATCTAGTTCGCCGGACTATTACAGACTATCTTGCCTTTAAGAATGGAGTAATCAAAGCAGGTCTAGATACTTTGGCTCATTTATTTTTACCTGGGCTTTCTGGAACTACTGAGGTTGTTGCCGTCCTCTACGAGAATGAACGAGTTGGTTGGCAGTCAGGCGAAGTTTGCTTCTTATTAAGCTCTGCTGTTTCAACACAGAAAAAACAAAATTTAGTTCTCAGCCAGCTAACAGTCAGCAAAGTTTACTTACTTACAGATAAATATGCTTGGAGAGAATTTGAGTATAAAAAAGGAAAATTGACATTGAAGCGAACAGGGAAAAAACCAAAGCGGCTTATTCAAGCGAATAAAACTCCGTAG
- the hetZ gene encoding heterocyst differentiation protein HetZ has product MNSAATATIPSATILGENSTGVEVIFQLLSKEFQQSTKASEQNCHDVARRITTEVYRICHESKRIQASGTVESSALTLARHRLQQCLRYYQLGSNRGRVELHSTLSAIVYRYINPPQRQLSYQGRLTIIEDFLQSFYLEALNAFRRENQLGATYRPQTLLELSEYMAFTERYGKRRIPLPGRQQQLIILRAQTFSQQQPPETSVDIEQASEGSNNEGDGSWEEPAVHQLRSTMATQAEPEPEEDTLRSVVVTELMNYLEQRQQSDCADYFSLRLQDLSAQEIESVLGLTPRQRDYLQQRFKYHLIRFALLHRWELVHEWLEASLHTNLGLTPQQWQVYTAQLDNKQRSLLELKQQGQADEKIAKTLGLSMAQLQKRWFKLLEQAWEIRNSLVSGSGASTHE; this is encoded by the coding sequence ATGAATTCAGCCGCAACCGCAACTATTCCATCTGCAACTATTCTGGGAGAAAATTCTACAGGCGTGGAGGTGATCTTTCAACTCCTGTCCAAGGAGTTTCAGCAGTCAACCAAAGCTTCGGAACAGAATTGCCACGACGTAGCAAGACGTATCACCACCGAAGTCTACCGGATTTGTCATGAAAGCAAACGTATCCAAGCTTCTGGAACTGTAGAAAGCTCGGCGCTGACCCTGGCTCGGCATCGGCTGCAACAGTGTCTCAGGTACTATCAGTTGGGTTCAAATCGGGGCAGGGTCGAATTACACAGTACTCTGAGTGCAATTGTTTATCGATATATTAATCCTCCTCAGAGGCAATTGAGCTATCAAGGGCGGCTGACGATCATTGAAGATTTCCTCCAGAGTTTTTATCTGGAAGCGTTGAACGCTTTCCGGCGAGAAAATCAACTCGGTGCAACTTATCGCCCGCAAACGCTCTTGGAATTGTCCGAGTATATGGCATTTACTGAGCGCTACGGCAAGCGACGCATTCCCTTACCAGGTCGTCAGCAGCAACTAATTATCCTGCGCGCCCAAACTTTTTCTCAACAGCAGCCCCCAGAAACCAGCGTAGATATAGAACAAGCCTCAGAGGGTAGCAATAATGAAGGTGATGGTTCTTGGGAAGAACCAGCAGTACATCAATTGCGCTCTACAATGGCAACGCAAGCCGAACCTGAACCTGAAGAAGACACCTTGCGCTCCGTTGTGGTTACGGAATTAATGAATTATCTCGAACAACGACAACAATCTGACTGCGCTGATTATTTTTCTCTCCGCCTCCAGGATTTATCAGCACAGGAAATTGAGTCAGTTTTAGGTTTAACCCCTCGTCAGAGAGATTATTTGCAACAGCGCTTTAAGTATCATTTGATTCGGTTTGCTCTGTTGCACCGTTGGGAATTAGTTCACGAATGGCTGGAAGCTTCTCTGCATACAAATTTGGGCTTAACTCCGCAGCAATGGCAAGTCTACACAGCACAGCTGGACAATAAGCAACGGTCTTTATTAGAGTTGAAGCAACAAGGACAAGCTGATGAAAAAATAGCAAAAACTTTAGGGCTGTCAATGGCACAACTGCAAAAAAGATGGTTTAAGCTGCTTGAGCAAGCTTGGGAAATTCGTAACTCATTAGTTTCCGGATCAGGTGCATCTACTCATGAATAG
- a CDS encoding PatU has protein sequence MNSDSESLQHRCLDWLLTDDVKNHERSVECEENDGVKSLLNDATASKSSEPKLGGTPQTFQLGEIPTVQDRFQAVLKRRLQIQAQDHPPLFPWETQLIDYPDFVDEPSMTLVPSWGWMVQQSKLTLPTRLPERVFQQLLEQCQALVTSSVPLGAKLVQVVENFFPNESQALNDIAGLVLRSTYRSASTLETMPAIQSDYSDLQPRQQMALSLLAAKQLLENLTLPVSKTSPVVERQWLTSVGALNIRVEYQSLGKLTKLLVQAELPVKGTLTLRGSGTLAMTTSSTSGYLNVELGCEQLNPIYTLEVEFPEIDEQSLLFVINPTI, from the coding sequence ATGAATAGTGACTCAGAATCTTTACAACACCGATGTCTCGATTGGTTATTGACAGATGATGTCAAAAATCATGAGCGATCGGTAGAATGTGAGGAAAATGACGGGGTAAAAAGCCTCCTCAATGATGCCACTGCTTCAAAAAGCAGTGAGCCAAAATTGGGAGGAACACCCCAGACCTTTCAATTGGGAGAAATTCCTACTGTGCAAGATCGTTTTCAAGCTGTCCTTAAGCGCCGGTTACAAATCCAAGCCCAAGACCACCCACCGTTGTTTCCCTGGGAAACACAATTAATCGACTATCCTGATTTTGTTGATGAGCCGTCAATGACACTCGTTCCTAGCTGGGGATGGATGGTACAACAGTCTAAGTTGACCTTGCCAACTCGCTTGCCGGAAAGAGTTTTCCAGCAATTGCTAGAACAGTGTCAGGCTTTAGTGACATCTTCAGTGCCGTTGGGGGCAAAATTAGTTCAAGTGGTGGAGAACTTTTTTCCCAATGAGTCTCAAGCATTAAATGACATAGCTGGACTGGTGCTAAGAAGCACCTATCGTTCTGCAAGTACTCTGGAGACAATGCCCGCTATTCAGAGCGATTACTCAGATTTACAACCGCGTCAACAAATGGCTTTGTCATTGCTAGCAGCTAAACAACTGCTGGAAAATTTGACTCTACCAGTTTCAAAAACTAGTCCTGTGGTAGAAAGACAATGGCTAACCAGTGTTGGTGCTTTGAATATCAGAGTAGAGTATCAATCTCTAGGTAAACTTACGAAGTTACTTGTTCAAGCTGAGTTACCTGTTAAAGGAACTTTGACACTACGGGGAAGTGGCACTTTAGCAATGACAACATCTTCGACTTCGGGATACTTAAATGTAGAGTTAGGCTGCGAGCAACTTAACCCAATTTATACTCTGGAAGTTGAGTTTCCAGAAATAGACGAACAGTCGTTGTTGTTTGTGATTAATCCCACGATTTAG
- a CDS encoding DUF3488 and DUF4129 domain-containing transglutaminase family protein, protein MNRFWRLPVGNFWRQNPQGSPLIEVEDSISLRVLVLALVILGIVATDIAAETSFSFWALPLSVVGAIWSYYRRRDRNVAVQFGIAIGMLVALGAFFGQLVGELNDTRLGLAELLIQLQVLHSFDTPRRKNLGYSIVIGLILLGVAGTLSQTLAFAPVLLLFLAIALPTLVLDYRSRLGLQPLKTQKEKFNQKNSATINFKFLILTFLLIVGLGLAIFAVLPRFPGYQLRNFPVSSGIQVKGNFTGRSIINPGYVRQGKGENQGSGSSGTGQNKTGEPGKVDNNFYYGFNSQINQNLRGEMKPKVVMRVRSQAEGFWRVLGFDHYTGKGWEVSRNEDVMTVRRSPWSYQIFIPPSILTAKTQEVVQTYTVVSDLPNLIPAMANAKEVYFPAPVIAVDKEDGLRSPVELSQGLTYTVVSEVPYRDRSLLGEASTKYPQQIKKHYLQIPPEIAEKVRQHTEEILANYNQEKVSKSAKRLDSPYEKALYLAQYLKQRYSVPQNPLELPYLSEKEDLVETFLFKQKGGYPDHFSTVLTVMLRSIGIPARLVAGFSAGEFNPFTGLYVVRNTDAYAMTEVYFPKYGWFAFDPIPNHPLIPPSIEDTQTFSVLRQLWNWVAGWLPSPVTGLLNNVFETIFKWVIRAIAWFLALFSQGWFGVLTGLILATTAAFFAWLGWGQWQEWRNRRWLKKLPAMESLYQQMLQWTTQKGLGKHPAQTPLEYARGSYQHHVPATAEVIDEICQAYVSWRYGGHTPNLKRLRERWQGIKKNAK, encoded by the coding sequence ATGAATCGGTTTTGGCGTCTCCCTGTAGGTAATTTCTGGCGGCAAAATCCGCAGGGTTCGCCTTTGATAGAAGTGGAAGATTCTATTTCTTTGCGGGTGCTGGTGCTAGCGTTGGTTATTTTGGGAATTGTGGCGACGGATATTGCTGCTGAAACTTCATTCAGTTTTTGGGCGTTACCTCTGAGTGTAGTTGGTGCGATTTGGAGTTATTATCGTCGCCGCGATCGCAATGTCGCTGTTCAATTCGGCATCGCCATTGGGATGTTAGTAGCATTGGGTGCTTTCTTTGGGCAATTAGTGGGGGAGTTAAATGATACGCGGTTGGGTTTGGCAGAGTTATTAATTCAACTCCAGGTGTTGCACAGCTTTGATACACCCCGCCGCAAAAATTTGGGCTATTCGATTGTTATCGGATTGATTTTATTGGGTGTGGCAGGAACCCTCAGTCAGACTTTAGCATTTGCACCTGTGCTGCTGTTATTCTTAGCGATCGCTCTGCCAACTTTAGTATTAGATTACCGCTCACGCTTAGGTTTGCAGCCATTAAAAACTCAAAAGGAAAAATTCAATCAGAAGAATTCCGCAACTATTAATTTTAAATTTTTAATTCTAACTTTTTTGCTAATTGTCGGTTTGGGACTGGCAATTTTTGCTGTTTTACCTAGATTTCCCGGCTATCAATTACGGAATTTTCCTGTAAGTTCTGGTATTCAAGTCAAAGGTAATTTCACAGGACGTAGTATCATTAATCCCGGTTATGTCCGCCAAGGTAAAGGTGAGAATCAAGGCAGTGGTAGCAGTGGTACGGGACAAAATAAAACTGGTGAACCAGGTAAAGTAGATAATAACTTTTATTACGGTTTTAATAGCCAAATTAACCAAAACCTGCGGGGTGAGATGAAACCCAAGGTTGTAATGCGGGTGCGATCGCAAGCTGAGGGTTTTTGGCGAGTATTAGGATTTGACCACTATACAGGTAAGGGATGGGAAGTTTCCCGTAATGAAGATGTTATGACTGTTAGGCGATCGCCTTGGTCTTACCAAATTTTTATTCCCCCATCTATACTCACTGCTAAAACCCAAGAGGTAGTACAAACTTATACAGTGGTGTCGGATTTGCCTAACCTCATTCCAGCGATGGCTAATGCCAAGGAAGTTTATTTTCCAGCACCAGTGATCGCTGTTGATAAAGAAGACGGATTGCGATCGCCTGTAGAATTATCACAAGGACTCACCTACACAGTAGTTTCTGAAGTACCATACCGCGATCGCAGTTTGTTAGGTGAAGCTTCTACTAAATATCCGCAACAAATTAAAAAGCATTATCTGCAAATTCCTCCCGAAATTGCTGAAAAAGTTCGGCAACATACCGAAGAAATCCTCGCTAACTACAATCAAGAAAAAGTCTCGAAGTCTGCGAAAAGACTGGATTCACCCTACGAAAAAGCTCTCTACTTAGCTCAATATTTAAAGCAACGCTACTCTGTTCCCCAAAATCCATTAGAACTGCCTTATTTGAGTGAAAAAGAAGACTTGGTAGAAACTTTTTTGTTTAAGCAAAAGGGGGGCTATCCAGACCACTTTTCAACAGTTCTGACAGTGATGTTGCGTTCCATTGGCATCCCAGCACGGTTAGTAGCAGGGTTTAGTGCGGGAGAATTTAATCCATTTACAGGGCTGTATGTTGTCCGTAATACTGACGCTTATGCAATGACGGAAGTGTATTTTCCGAAATATGGTTGGTTTGCCTTTGATCCTATTCCCAATCATCCTCTAATTCCCCCATCTATTGAAGACACTCAGACTTTTAGTGTGTTGCGTCAGTTGTGGAACTGGGTTGCTGGCTGGTTGCCTTCTCCGGTGACGGGTTTGTTGAATAATGTATTTGAGACAATATTTAAGTGGGTGATTAGAGCGATCGCTTGGTTTTTAGCTTTATTCTCTCAAGGTTGGTTTGGCGTATTGACTGGCTTAATCTTGGCAACTACAGCAGCTTTCTTTGCTTGGCTGGGTTGGGGACAATGGCAAGAGTGGCGCAACCGTAGATGGTTAAAGAAATTGCCAGCAATGGAAAGCCTTTATCAACAAATGCTGCAATGGACAACCCAAAAAGGTTTAGGCAAACATCCAGCACAAACACCTTTAGAGTATGCCAGAGGATCATACCAGCATCATGTCCCAGCAACCGCTGAGGTAATAGATGAAATTTGTCAAGCCTATGTTAGCTGGCGTTATGGTGGACATACGCCTAACTTGAAACGGCTGCGAGAAAGATGGCAAGGTATCAAAAAGAATGCTAAGTGA